The bacterium nucleotide sequence GGACCTCAGGTTCGTATCCAGCAACATCTTCCAAACAAGCGCTCGGGCCTCCCGGCGCTCGGGGGGTGCGTCCGCGGGCAAAGGCCGCTCGACCTCGAATCGTTGTCGAACCCAGCGAAAGAAGGACCACACCTGCGAGCGGACCTCGATGCTTCCCTCGGGGAGCGGGTACGGATAGTTGTCCGCGACGTAGATCGCGTTCTCTTCGAGTGCCAGCGCAAGCCTCGCGCGGAGAATCCTGTCCGCGGTGTACTCGGCAAGCTGGCCGGGGAACAACGGATCGAACAGGCCCACGGGCATCTCGAAGTGCCTGTGGTGACCGTGCGGGCGAGTGACGATGCTGACCGCCGGGCGCCGCGTATCGGTCGGATTCCTCTCGTCGTAAGTGTGAACGGCGATTTTCAACAGCGCCGACTCGAGCATGCTCTCCATGGCTGCCGAGATCGGGTCGTAGTAGTCCTCGAGCAGCTCGCGCTTCTGCGCGTGATCGAGGTACTGGGAAAACGGATGGTTGATCGCGAAGCGATCCAGGAAGTCCGCGCGCGGCGGCGTGGTCCCCGGGAACCGGCCGAAGTCCAGCAGGACGCGAGCGGTCGTCACCCGCAGGTAGTCCCCCAGGTGCAACGCGGAGGCCAGGGCGCTGGCCACGAGCTCGGCTCCCCAGTCTCTCTCTCGCCTGTACGCTTCGTGCAGCTCTGCTTCGGGGACACCCCGAAGGAAACGAGCCGGCACACACGGACCGTCGTGGATCACGTCGATCGCGATTCGGTTCCGGAACGCCGCAAGACACGGCGTCCCCTCGGGGTCGGGCTCGACCGCGATGCGCTCGACCGGGGGTAGATCGTCGGTCACGATGTCGGGGGCTAGAAGATGTTCCACGGGGCCCCATCTTAGCCGTTTTGCCGGTCTTTTCGCGACTGCTACGGCCGCGGGGAGGAAAGTCGCAGCGCGAGCAATCGGGTCGAAGTACAATTCCACCGTCCGAGAGGGATACACCATGAAGGCGATGCGCGTCGGGGGTTGGGCGACGTTCTGGATGATC carries:
- a CDS encoding N-formylglutamate amidohydrolase, whose amino-acid sequence is MEHLLAPDIVTDDLPPVERIAVEPDPEGTPCLAAFRNRIAIDVIHDGPCVPARFLRGVPEAELHEAYRRERDWGAELVASALASALHLGDYLRVTTARVLLDFGRFPGTTPPRADFLDRFAINHPFSQYLDHAQKRELLEDYYDPISAAMESMLESALLKIAVHTYDERNPTDTRRPAVSIVTRPHGHHRHFEMPVGLFDPLFPGQLAEYTADRILRARLALALEENAIYVADNYPYPLPEGSIEVRSQVWSFFRWVRQRFEVERPLPADAPPERREARALVWKMLLDTNLRSADSESLRSHLHMYRRTNTERARVFDIARHEYEQIAAFIHAD